The Porphyrobacter sp. HT-58-2 genome segment GGATCGGATGTGGCGCTGGAGACAGCCGACGTTGCCCTCATGGCCGACGACCTCGCGCACTTGCCATTCGCTGTGGGCTTGAGCCGGCACACACGCGGGATCATCAGGCAGAACGTATTTGTGAGCCTCGGCGTTGTAGGGTTCCTGGTTCCCGCCACGATCATGGGTCTCGGCATCGGTCCAGCAGTGGCCGTGCATGAGGGATCGACCATCATTGTGGTGGTTAATGCACTTCGGCTTTTGGCGTACCGCGCCTGACCAATTGGGGGTTCTAACCCTAAGGCAGCGCACGCTCTGACAATCAATCACGGCCTGCATTCACGATCTGCGCAATATCCGCCGGTATTGGCATAGAGGCAAAAGCACTGACGTCCGATCGCCCGGTATTTCCCATCGGCGTGCGACCGGTCAGTGTGCCCAATGGCGCTAGAAACAGACGCAGCACCTGGCCTGCAACCTCGGCCCATTCGCGCCGCGACACCGCGAATGCCAGCATTACGCCGTGCGAGTGGAGATGCAGCGGCAGACTACCCTGAGCGATGATGTGCCCGCGTTCGAGCCTTTGCCAGGCACTGACGTGATCGCCGTTGGCACGCGCGACGCGATATGCCGCCAGCTCTTTTCGATAGGCTGTTCGAATGATGCTCATTGCCCCAATCTTCGCTTTGTGTTCGAGTCGCTGAGGCTTATGCACCCTGTAGCAGCTACAGGGTCAAGCGATGAAAATCGGCGAACTATCGAAGGCCACCGGCACCAATGTCGAAACCATCCGGTATTACGAGCGGATCGGGCTGCTGCCGCCACCACCGCGCACATCAGGCAATTACCGCTCTTACGGGCTATCGGAACGTCAGCGACTTTCTTTCATCCGCCATTCGCGCGATCTGGGGTTCACTATCGAGGACATCCGCTCGCTGCTCGATTTGTCCGATCATCCAGACCGCGACTGCCAGGCGGGTGACCTTATCGCCTCTCGCCAACTCGCGCAGGTTGAAGCCAAAATTTTCCAGCTCACTGCTTTGCGGGACGAATTGAGCAGGATTATTGGCCGCTGTCGTGGGGGCCTTTCCATCGACTGCCGGGTAATCGCTGCGTTAGCGAAACATGAGCTGTGTGACGGCGACCACCGTTCCGACTGTTGAAGGGCTGTGGCAAGCGTGCGGGCCCAATCGATAACTAAGTGTGCGCCCCCTGCCGTCACTCACCACTGGAACGCAAGCGATGCCCTCACCGCGCGGCTTTCGATAGCGGAGAGGCTTTCATCGTCGTTCGCGTCCCACCCTCGGTTGTCGAGCAGGTTTGATCCGGCGATACGCAGGGTGGGTGCAGTCTCGCCCTCGCCCAGCGCCCAAGTGATGCCGAGCGACAGGTCGGTGCGCGCCGGGATGATGGCGGTGCCGTCGCGCCGGGCAGGGGCGTTGCCGAGCAGATATGCGCCCGCATCGACCGCAAGGCGCGGTGTCGCTTGCCACTGGGCGTTGACCGAACCACGCCAGCGCGGCTGGTTCACCACCTCGGCGCGAAGACCGCTCGCTTCGGTAATGATCGCATCGAGATAGAGCGCCCCCGCAACCACCTGCACCGGGCCGAGGGGCGCGACCAGTGAGGCCTCGATCCCCCGGTGCCTGCGGGTGCCGTTCAGCAGCCACACGCCCGCGTTGTCGAACCCCGGCGCGCCCTTGGTGATGTCGAAGCCGGAGACCAGCAGCGTTGCCTCGGGCGTGATCCGCCACTTGGCCCCGACCTCACGCTGAGTGGCGCGCAAGGCGGGCAGCGTCTCGTTGGCGTTGACCGCGATGGCAGGCGCGGTGCCGCTTTCCTCCAGCCCCGTGACCCACGCGCCATAGACCGAGATTTCATCGGCCAGCGCCACTGTGGCGGCGAGGTGCCCGGCCCACTCGCGGTCAGTGCGCGGGGCAGCGCTGGTGCCGGTGGGGGTGTAGGCCTTCGTGTAATGCACCCGCTGGACACTGCCCGAGACCAGCAACCACT includes the following:
- a CDS encoding DUF3703 domain-containing protein, with product MSIIRTAYRKELAAYRVARANGDHVSAWQRLERGHIIAQGSLPLHLHSHGVMLAFAVSRREWAEVAGQVLRLFLAPLGTLTGRTPMGNTGRSDVSAFASMPIPADIAQIVNAGRD
- a CDS encoding MerR family transcriptional regulator yields the protein MKIGELSKATGTNVETIRYYERIGLLPPPPRTSGNYRSYGLSERQRLSFIRHSRDLGFTIEDIRSLLDLSDHPDRDCQAGDLIASRQLAQVEAKIFQLTALRDELSRIIGRCRGGLSIDCRVIAALAKHELCDGDHRSDC
- a CDS encoding TonB-dependent receptor domain-containing protein; amino-acid sequence: MTPTFAPDTAAAPDWARTKGWETLSWGAAERALGDGWRARAALAYGTFATDREAFVFLDNVSADGVGTINASAFGETNGRAVSGEGLLERQWNAPYGPARVSFAVIGRDQRSDLSDARDDTGGNVTIGEPLAIADPGAPDTIAARDAIREGRLAASASYPLAKWLLVSGSVQRVHYTKAYTPTGTSAAPRTDREWAGHLAATVALADEISVYGAWVTGLEESGTAPAIAVNANETLPALRATQREVGAKWRITPEATLLVSGFDITKGAPGFDNAGVWLLNGTRRHRGIEASLVAPLGPVQVVAGALYLDAIITEASGLRAEVVNQPRWRGSVNAQWQATPRLAVDAGAYLLGNAPARRDGTAIIPARTDLSLGITWALGEGETAPTLRIAGSNLLDNRGWDANDDESLSAIESRAVRASLAFQW